The nucleotide window TGGATCATGACTATTATATTAAGTCAACTGATGTGACAAATTCGTCAATCCTACTTAAGGAAGATGACGAGCTAGCTAGGACGCTTAGTATACTTGATGGTCCAGAACAAGCACATATATCGGCATTGAATGTCACTGAACCACCTCCTTTAGTAATGACGACATCAAAAACTAAACCAAAGGTTAATTTGATACAATCTATAACAATTAATCCTCCGAGTACTGGTAATAAAGCAAATTCATCTGGTCCTCCTGTACTAACACCTGAAGTTCCGCTTCCTACGTTAACTAAAATTGATAACAAATCTTCAGCGTTAAGGGAAAGACAAGAGAAATTGAGTAATTCCAATAAAGAGAAGAATGATGAGGAAACAATGGAAGCTGAACCACCTCCCAGACTCTCCCCCAACTTAATTCCTAAAGCCAAAATGAAAACggttaaaacaatcaaaacattaaaACCTAAAATTACGAAACCTAAAGAAGTAGTTCAACAGGAGAGTACAGATGAAGATGGTGATGACTATTTAGATGTCGAATTAGATACATTATTGGAAGAAAATAGTGATGATTCTGACTTTGATATCGAgcatgagaaaaaaataaaagcggCTGCAAAAAGAATTAATAAGAGATTCAAACAACTCGATTCAAAGTCGACGCCGATAAAAACAccaagaaaaagaaataagaacaaagaacaaaaagaaataagagCAACAGAATTGTTGGAAGAAACcttgaaacagaaaaaagaagaagctaAAGTAGAAACGAAAGAAATAGACAAATTAGTAGAAAAAGAGAAGCAAGAAACAGAGGTAAAACCTCCAGAAAAGAAACCTGcaaaaagagaaaagagaacACCGAAACCGATACCTGATGATTTTGCTTTATTTTCTACACCAGATATTATTAGACGAGTAGGTGGTAAGGATCCAGCTACTCCGACAACACCTGATACTCCTAATAAACCAGCGAAAATTGGTTTTCAAGAATCGAGAAAATCTGTAGAAAATCCGCAGTCTGTTGTTAAAAATAGATTGAGTGTTGATTCTAATGAAAAAGAGAAGGAAAAGGACaaagataaaataacaaataaggTAAACAATTATGtcaattttgtattattctattttatttacttttgttaTCACATTTTCTTTAACCGAgcttataaacaaatttaaatccttttgttgtcaaaaaataccaacaaattataacattcatattttttcttttttgactAATTTGTGCAGTATGTAGCGCAGAAATTTGTGTCCAAATGTAAGAGTAACTGTCCTCTTCTCCTCTATCTACTGTTTTATACCTTTTTGATGTCAcctatattgaaaattgaatcttATTCCCAATATCCAGCGttccaattattttctaaaattttctatCAAGTTTCCTTTATTCTGCGCTAGTAGAGTTCAAATGGTTTCTACTATTCAGAAGAATGCTTTGCGGCAAGCTCTTCACGGAATATGGGATCCTGCTATTGTCTTgcatgtatatatttaaaacacTTCTGTGTATTTATAGGGGTGTACAAGATAAGTCAACTCACTCTGATGTTAATAGTTATATCATCAGAAGTGTAGATGGACTCATTATACCATTCTCTAGTCAGCGTCAAGCACAATCTTGATGTTAGATTTGTATATAAGTTTCTATACTTGCTTACTGATAAGAGCGTGAAAAATATGAGATAGAGCCGGCTTTATAGAGTTTCATAGCAATTTTTAGATGTAACTTATTTCATTCTGACATATATGTTACGTCTGATAtcttatttgatgaaaatattcgtttcactttgtttaaattttctacCTAATTATCTCATGTAATTGATAACCACTTAGTGCTTTATTATTGGGGCTAATCGTATCGTATCATCATATTACTAGGCCTATCTCTTTGTATTTATTCCCTGTATCATAATGCATGTTAAATTTGACTCATCTGTGGCATTCTTTAAATCATTTGAGTTGTCTTTCATATGTTTGATTTATCtgcttttgtttatttttgcctattgtatttaattcattcTTAGAATcattatagttttgtttttattaccaTACATATGTTAACAAGTGTTTCCTTctgtgtatttttaaataaatttgtgtaTTTTGTAGGTTAAAGAGGCAGACAAAAATAAGGATACTAAAGAAAGGCGAATCAGTCAAGGAGAAGTAAAAGCAAAACGATTAAGCGTCGACGATAAGACAAAACCCAAAGATATCAAACCTGAAAGGAGGATATCAGATGCGAAGAAGACCGAAAAATCACTAAAGTCCTCAAAGCTCCTTGATGCATCTGCCGGTTACGGGGAAATGGCAACAGTGGAAGATATTAGAGCTATTATTTTAAGTGAAGATACTAAGACGTTTACGATAGATCCAAATATACATAATACTGTTAATCAAAGCCTAGATTCCAGTAACATTAATTTGGATACTACTGGGTTAGATTTGGATCCAGCTCTATTGGAAAATTTGAACAATGACGAAATTTCTGAAGATATTCTTTATCAAGTCGCTCAGTCATTGGTATCTAATCCAGAGCTACAAAATGCTATAGAAAAAGGGATCAATGAGGGTGTTTTAGATCCCATGGCAGTTGATAATGTTAATGTTAGGGAAGCTAATGTTTCAGAACCAGTAAGTAGTGACctttttttaatgattcaatGAAACCTGTATTTACATGccatatatacataatattctCTTCCACCTTATGGTATAAAAGTTAAAAACTTCTTAATCTCtccttttgtttatttagataatttctttttattaagtATTACCTCTATCAagtacattttttcttctttcttttcttccgattgaattttttcctaTGAACTTTGCTTTTTGTATCTTCTTACTTGTTTCCTTGTCTATTCTATATACCCCTTTCTGCCATTATAAATCAGAATTTTGTCTCCGTTTAATTTAGGAGCATATCTACACACATCTATGTAAATCAGGAACTTGTAACTCTCTTTCATTTAATTTTGCCACAGCATTCCTCTCTTTCATTCTAGTAATTTTATTGCTACTACCTTGTAATCCCTTGTCAATACCATTTATTCCTAATTCCCACTGATATGGTTTTAATAGGATTAGTGATTAGTACAGAATAAAGATTAAAGCAACCTGAACATACAGTTTTCTATCAACATTTACTGTTTCACTGTATGATGTTAATTTCAACAATGAAGCTATCGAAGACCAGAAGTACCATTTACACTGTCTGATAGTCCCGATTTTTTTTCCACTTGTCCTGCCAAAGAAAGCGTTGGTTGTGTCATTATGCCACCAAAACAGACATGTCAATATACAGAAGACTTGAGCAAGGTATTcccttttattaaaaaaagctAAACttgattcaaaagttttttttaagaaaatgtaaCAGCGAATATTCAATTGCATCTGGTGGAAAAAACGACATTACCAGGCATAATTTAACAAACAAACATAAACAACTTTTGGAATCTGCAGCGTGCAACTTAAAGTTTTTGTcaatctttgaaaattattaaatatatttgccATTCTTAATTCtgaaggtagctgattgaataattttttggcattgaaAGCGATGGATTTTTTTACCAGATCAGAAGTggatattgttaaataaatgtcCAAAAAGCTTTCTCCTAGTAGGGTAGCTATGAATGGTTAAATTGTGGAAATGTTTGTGGACCAAATAAACGGATTCTAAAATGAAGAGttaaaattctgtattttttaaaatagaattcgtAATGTGTTTTACTACTTAAACCATAAATGTAACGAATAGctcatttttgtaatttgaagatatattCGAAGAGGTAAAAGACCTCCAGAACCGCAAACCATAGCGAAGATACGATTCGAACAATGAGTAATAAGCTCCAGTTAAAACGTGAGTGTttgtgtagtggtggtgtaaacagtgtattcagtataataTGTAGATCAAGAAACTTGATCAAAGTTGAGGATCGTATTAAGTCACTGTTGGGTTTTAGAGTTGGTAAAGCTCCCTTATAGAACAAAAGTAAAGTTGTCTCATTTTTTAAACAGAGATGGTTCGTGTCAGACTAGGACTTAATAGTAGTGAGATTTTTGTCTATGGTAAAATGTAAAGCTTCTATATCTAGACCACTCCAGGTTACACTGCTGTCATCcgcaaataaagtgaatttgtaAGGATTTAGCTGTGTCAGAGGTTGTATTTTGTTATCACACCGTCATGCACAATCACCATTTCAAATCTATGGCCTCTACGACCCGACCcgagaaaaaatgtttctgcAAACAGACGAAGACTGAggcagatataaaaaaaatcttaacgCCTCATGCAATACAAGAAAGATTTAGAAGCTGTagattatatttcaatttttacagaTGCGTCTAACCATGAAGACTTAAAACTTTTCCAACACCTGTgcgttattttgataaaaaaataaaaattttagattttatatcACGGTATGttagaaaatgataatttggttataaaaacTCACTTCAGGCAGGGTAGTTGTGTAATTCTGAGTGGTTGAAGAGACTGTAGTAgtcaatataaatatcaccaatAGTTCCAGAAATTTTAAGTTACGcatttattgaatgttttttgtttttcctttacTACTTTTTCTGTATTCAgtgaataaaatgattttgtcatgtcatttttatttctattgtaaaTTCATAATCTTATATACTGAGGATTGCTTTACTTCCATTTATTATATCGTTTGtccaaacattttctttttggaTTCTTTTATTACGTTGAGTGTTTTAAAGATCaatgaattcataaaaataaaaccacaatgatgatatattttttaaacactttttttagaCTACAAACGATAGAATTATACAAGGGGCAACACAAATAGTAAGACCTGATGGTAGAGTCATCATCATACCACCAGTAGAGAGGCCTACGACCCGAAGCCGAAATAAAAAACCTCCAGTTGAGGAGGTTAAACCTCCCAAGTatgtaaaatacatttttttgaagatACCGTTTATAACTTTAGGATTATGtagtttttgaaatagacatagttttttattatttatttcagcaACATACACAATATGCCTTGAATATTTCTCTATGGAGACTTCTGATTTAAGTTTTCAttaaatacttttgtttttagacCGGTTCACAAGCCTCTGGACGAAGAACACGTGTCCGGTAATGAACTTGACAGTTCcaatgatgaagaagaagaatctgAAGATGACCCCAACAAACTATGGTGTATATGTAACCAACCACATAATAATCGTTTTATGATTTGTTGTGATACTTGTGAAGAATGGTATCATGGAAAATGTGTCAATATTACAAAAGCTATGGGACAACAAATGGAAGCAGAAGGGAGAGAATGGATTTGCCTGTTTTGTAAGGTAATCTTTAACATATTCAATActtaatataaaatactaagtgtatcaaatattgaatttaatcaattatataaatcTTTTTGGGGTTggaaattgaattattcaaattgaaaagaTTTGGCAACACAAAATCTCATgcaatatgaaaaaagttacttGAAGCTACTCGGCGAAAATGTCCTACatgattaaattcaatttaagcTTCCTGGAGATATTATCAAATACACATCCATTGACATAAATGAAGAACAAGCAGTAAACTATTcaccaaaaattttcattccggTTTTAGCTAAGATGTAATAAAAAACTGGTTTTAGACTGTTATCCAGTGGATATTGatcacgtctgcctgtcgagtagatCTTGCAAATACTACTCTAGGCGAGATTATGTTTTGACAGCTCAGGAGACCATTGGCCGTGATCGTAAAGGTAAACAGAGTTaggtcagcgacctttcttctgTCTTCTAAGCTGATACATGTTTCTGGGGAACTCTGGATCACCTATAAGCCAAATTGCTCATTTCtttattgagtcgagcatcctcagggtATACTTGGGAGTTGAGCTCCAAATttgcgagcaatactccaaagatggacgaatctgggacttgtagaggattagaagctgttgcggagtaaaaatcttttttggtcttaaagaagGCTCGAAGTTTTTGTGATGCTACCTTAACTAATTCGGCCACGTCACAGTGCTAGGACGTATGGACTCCAAACCTCAACATCCTTCATTTTTCCTGTTCACTCAacatttttaactatatttctattgttaacatagattaaatttcaaattaaatgaaaaatatctattacaGATGTACAATTTCATTCTTTTCATAGTTGTTTTCTTTGTCATCTCACCGGGAATACATTAAAAGTGGCAGTGGAGCAagtattattgttaaatttaaaaaaatacaaatgagactcataattgattaaaacaagAATTTTCCAATCAATGATTATGACAATAATAACATCCAAGTGTATGTAAAATTCCCATGTTTTCCCAAGAAAAAGTTGGCTAAAATGTTCTTACCATTACTTTGATTATCAATGACAATGACACTTGCAAACtggaaaatatgataatataacGAATCGAGTCTACTTTGAAAGAAACGAGTTTTGAGTCTCTTGCATTTCTCTTATCTAATCAAATAACTTATTTCTACTATATTAATtctaataatcataattttttaggTAAATTTCATACCCATATTACGATAAATAGTAAATTGGTCTTATGTGAATAGAGTAACATTCCcctaattattaatttcttctctATCATGTTCCTGTTTCATTCCattcaactttttattattttcttggaAACTTTTGTAAGAATCTTAtttatattgtgataaaatttaACCCTAATCTccacattttctatatatatacaCTTCTTTTATTTCGTCTTATACTATCTTCCATACTATCCCGCAATTATCTGTTCATTTTTGTACTCCTTTGTACTTCCTGTTTGTTCTGCTATTCTAACATCAAAGTATTGATTTGACACCTTTATCTGAATttctccaaataaattttcctcAAGATCCTTTTCCAATTCTTCAACCTCTCTACCATTAcatacttttctattttttccctTACGTTaacccaatttttttcaatatctattctcagattttgattttgatcTTGTCCTGAAGAAGCTCATAAAAAATGTCCTGTTTTAAACAATGAAAGGTTCACCAAAAGCAATGTAGGGATAGAGAAAGAGCATATTGAAAGTGATAAGTAAAGATGTgtgaatttgaattataatattattattaattataattaaaaagaaaacaactctTATATCTTCATATTACACTTTAAATCAGCCTTATAGttccaaattttataaaatattacttaATATTACTCAAATGGTGGATCGGTGAATCAAAGAATATTTCGGTTTCTGTAGAATTCCAATATAGGCACTTATGACCATTCTTTCTAAATCTCTCTCTCTTATTGTTATGCAAACGAAGTTGCGTGGTTTAACTGGTGAACTAATAGagcatttcttgtttttatagGATCCTAAACTAAAAAGGCCACAGGCAGCAGCTAGAAGAATCCGAAAAGCTTCCAGAAATTCTAGGACGTCTACAGAGAGTACTGGTAGTTTTGCCAAAAAGGCAGAAGGAGCAGTGAGTGCTATTCCTTGCGTGGTTTGTCAAAAACCTGCAAGgtcaaattcaatttattgtaGTGAAAATTGCATTTTGACGCACGCTCAAGGAATCGAAAGGGTATGCATCTTTCTagtttctatataaataattttaagttcACATCATTTGAAAAGTCAGTGAATTACTTTCATCAATTGCATTCTTTTGTTCATTATCTAGGGACAAACCTTTATAAATTACACGAATTACAAAACATATagcatttcaaagaaaaatctCTTTTCCCTCTGAATTATTCCCCAATTAAAATAACCTTACGTAAGATAAaggaaacctaacctaattgaAGCTAGCCAGAAAATGGATCCATTCCTTGCTTAACAACATCAAGAAGCAGATCTTAATTAGAATGTACTTAAAAGTCGATCAAATAAAAACGTGAACGTCTTTCCTATCTCCACTAACTTCTAAACTAGATAAACTTCCTCCCCGCACCACAACcgcaaaaaattataaaatctttCATCTAATTCATAAATATAGTTCACAAAGCCAATCCGGAAGTCAACTTATCCAATTTTTGGTAAAACCACAAGTACTAAACAACTACTATGTTTATTAACTTGGCCGATCGGAAGTATAGCCCTCAGGTGGTCAAAAGTGAccttttcagaaaaaataaatttcaaaacgCTTGTGCAACTTTTTGGACACAATCGAGTGCAActgaaaaatacaatattattaacATTCAAACTTATAGCATggaataagaataaatttaataaggtttattattatatctgtGTAGCTAGTAGCTTGGTAAAATTTTGTTCTGATTCCTAGTTTACTCACCTGCTGGTCAAATAATATACGttcttcaaattaatttttaaaatacattatgTCATTTGATTGAAGACCATTGGGTTTTCGTTATTCTTAAGTAGAAAAACAAAGTGGGAAATACTTTGTATTTTTATCTTGATCAGtttgattcaaaaataataaataacaaattaaaagaaaagttAATACTACTAAGCTAGTAACTACAATAATTTAAACTCGTATTTTTGCACgaaaaatttagttaatattcaatatattgacGTTTCAGGTAGTGGTGTTCGAAAGAGCAACTGGTAAAATGTTGACTGGAAACAAAGCTCCAAGTGCAGCGAACCTCGATCAGTGGTTAAAGGAACATCCTGGTTATGAAGTTGTTAGATCGGGAGGAAAAGTAGTCACAGCCAAAGTAAGttcaattatcaatattttaatttaaaaattaaattgccTAAAAAGATGATAAAGCAAATCAGAACTTATTAATGGATTTCaatgaattattgtttattttattagtaaacTATTATGTAGGTATCAAAATacggaaatatatatatatatatatatatatatatatatatatatatatatatatatatatatatatatatatatatcgaatCGAATTTTTGTCACACAAAGTAGTTTTTTTTGTCAACAAATATGATTCTCTTAATGACTTTCTTCTTATTGTTCATTGCAACCTCTTCATAAACtgataaaacctttttttgttgaaactCCCTATCacatttcaactatttttctcTTCCTCTAGTGCTGTTTTACTTTTAGAACtaatattgtaattaaaatttttgaaacaaatcgCTGGTAAAATCAATGTACCATTACCCCAGCGtctttggtttttatttttggaaaacctTCAATTGGTAAATCAAAACTCAATAAATAcgtaaatcttgtttttttacattttagaaaaattctatATGATATAGTATTTATTGTAGAAGCCATGTATTTGGTGAAAGTTGAACTtttaaaatactattattttttacagtCTGGAAATTTATCACAAACCAAACTTAAATTAGTGAAGAATAGTAACAACCAAGGAGTCTCTTTAGCTGTGCAGAAAAAAGGTGGAATTAACGTGGGGGTTATGAAACATTCACCAAAACATCAACAACAGCAGTTGGAACAGCAGCAACTTCAACATCAGCAAGTTAAATCAGCACTTAAAGCTTCTCTAATAGGAGCTAAACAAACTGCTAACAAAGTACAAGCATCTCCTAAAGAATCACCAAAATTAAAATCATCCTCAGATCAACTGAAAAGTCCTACAACTGTAACACCACAAAAACCGAAATTGCTACAAACAAAATTGAAGCAACCCCAAGGTAGTACTGAGAAAAAACCTAAATCTACTCCTGTTAGTACTGTGGGAATGAAGGAGAAGTTAGCAGCAATTGTAGCGGACAAATCTCCAacaacaataaaagaaaaatcatcaccgacaatgaaagaaaaaagtACTGTAGTGCCTAAAGAAAAACCTGTGGTGAACAAAGATCGGACCCCTAGTGTAGGTACTAAAGAAAAAACTGCTGTAAAGACGCCCAAGCAAAGAAAggtaatattattattagcaaaaatgattttaattgaattaattgtgtgtatttattatttaggaTAGTGtaaaagataaagaagaaacgACGCCACAAAAACCAGCAGAAAACATTAGAGAGACAGTAAAAAACACAGTTTGCGAACAATTAATCAATCGTTTGAAGGGAGTCGATGATTTAAAACTAACAGATGATGAAGTGAAGTCTATGTCAACTGAAATAGAATCACAACTATACAAATGTTTCGGTGATACAGGTCAAAAATACAGAACTAAATATAgaagtttgattttcaatataaaagatGTAAAGAATCAAACTTTGTGGAGGCggatttgtgaaaaaaatataagtcCATATGAATTGGTAAGTTTAACTATAAAATCCCCTAGGCTGTAAAACCTACCATAACACTACTTCGTTTTAGTTTATTATCAAACTTTGAAcaagaattttcatttcatgcTACAGTCTTTGTAACATCCTTAAggatattttattcaataaatattactGAACAGATTTTAGAGTTGGTCCATAATGCTGTGAGATGCCAAGAAATCAGTTttgacaaaatataattttgggCACATTTTCCTTCGAGAGTAATACAATCCCATTTCCCATTCAAATTAAGCGTCTGATACAGCAATGACGTCCTCATTTGAAGATGTGAACATAGTCCTAAGTCGATGGGGGCTAGATTTCGAGAACAATTTGatgtttaattcattttttttatgtaagagGCAAGCAGAAAAGGGTGAATCCGATTAAACTAGTAGTACCTACCTTGTGGAGATGCCTTtggatattgatcttaaacTTCTGTAAGCTGTAGTGTTCAGGAAAGACGTGCTTGGTAGctgataaattgacgttctgggcgtctgcaagCGAGCTCGGTGCTCATGAGCTACATCCATCTGTTGTGTAGTTCTTACAAAAAATGCTCTAATTGAGATTATGCTGGACAACTCAGAAGAGTATCTGCAGCGGTAGAATCGGCAAAACAGAGCCAGGTCAACGACCTTTCTTCtgtgctctaagctgtccaagtttctggtcaacacTGGATCGCCTGTAAGttgaattgctctcttctgtatagAGTAGAGCATCCTGAGTGTATGCTTGTGAGACGAGCTCCAgatgtgcgagcaatactccaaagatggacAAATCTGTTGTGGAGTGTCTTaaagagggctccaagtttttgtgaagctgccgtAACTAATTCGACCACGTGACCGACcatgccaggacatattgctcccAATCTCAACACTAAAGCGAATATACGATGCTGGTGATTTTTTATGTCCAAACATGAAATGTTGAGTTGCAGTGTCAGTCTTTTTTGTGAAAACAGCAGCCTAGTTCTCtactgcattaaactcaatcagattgctttcaccccactccagaatgttttcaagatctgttgatttttgtatttgattgaTTGATCTGTTGCTGCCTACGGATTTGGGTTTTAACCGAGTTTATTGGCTAAAGCTAAAGTTCAGGTTTTGTATTGTCGTGGCAAAGAGTTTTTGTCTTCTATACATGGGATAGTTTCTGTTTCTACTTCAATGTACCCCATGACGTATGGTAAGATTGACAGTTGATTGTTTTCCCTTATTCCAAATATTCACGAAACAATATGCTCGTTTTAGAATTATTTAGCTGGGTAGATTTCACCCAATAACTTCTATTATGATTCGGACGTGTAGTAGATCTGAATAATCAGTTTGTTGATTTTGTTGTgtgaatttggaaaaataagatttttatgCTCAAATACCCTTATACgtcattttaaaatgatatCCTTGTGATGTCTATTATCTTCCAATTTTACTATATAGTTTTCCATCACTATTTTCAAGACCTATTCAAGTTTTTCATGTAACTGCCTCTTGAACGTCTTGTATCCCCCAGAGAGAATGAgctgaaattttgacagatgttTCGAATTTTAAGgggaaattttgtaaatattttgtaaaaccGCCCTCGTTAAAGAAATATACATGCAGGAAGTATCCTCTCCTATATTCCCATTTAGAGGGAATagtaaatttgatattgatgtGTTGAAATTCCAGGTGAGATTATCGACAGATGATATGGCAAATCAGGAACTTGCGCAGTGGAGAGAAAAGGAGGCTAAACACCAACTGGATATGATTAAAAAATCCGAATTGGAATTATTGAATTGTAACCGTCAGTATGTTTTGAAAACGCACAAAGGTACATATTGATACATTACTGaactgttgaaaataaaaaatatatatgattaaATAGTAATGTACTATATTTTTTAGGTGAGCAAGTAGTAGAAGACGACATCGGTAACAAGGTAGATAACACAGAAATGATTAAAAGTCTAACAGAAGGTTCCGCTTTGGATTCCGGTGATTCCAAAGGGGAAAATTCGAAGGAACGCGACAAAAAAGGGAGTTCCAAACACGGTCATAGGGATAGAGAAAGGAAAATCGGTAGAGATAAAGACTATGGAGGACATAGAATATCGAGTAGAGACCGAGATAGGTAAGTCGGTTTAAACTGCATAACAATGAACACATCGTAtacgtttttattttcagaGACAAAGATAGGAGTAGAAAAAGGTCGAGAAGTAGAGATAGAAAGCGCGGCGATCGAAAGAAACGGTCCAGATCAAAAGATAGGGATAGAAGTAGACATAGAAAATCATCTCATAAATCATCAAGGCATAAGAGAGATATAATTTCTTCAACtgataaattagataaaaaatccAAAGAAATTCTCGAACAGTTGGTGGATAATAAAATTGTCCCGCCATTAGAAGATAGATTATGGAAACATGTGCCCCAAGAAGATATAGTTCCAGGTAAGGGTAAGTGTAGATCTCTTCATTGATTGTTACCAGTGTTACAATAACATTACTTACTGGTTTGTCAGTGCAACTAACATTTTAGGTTTAGGACTAATATTTGAGGAATCCCCgatcaaatatttacaaattacgattttttttcaaaatttaaattttcacaaaacactattttcactaaaaatttcattaagCTCTATACGCAAAGAATATCCTCCACAGGGACATAACACAGTGGAGATCTTTTCCTTGTCTTTAACTGACTCATTTCCATCATTAAAATACTGACACCATTTGTAAACAGTCTTTAACTGACTTAACAAGCTGGAATAGGTTCAAATTTACCTCAACAAATTAGAGTATGAGTTATACTAGTTGAAATAGAGTTATTATAAgtaattgttattataaaaattcattccctttatttttttaatcattttaatcaattttaaactaTTGAGAACGCCGATAATCATTTCCCCTCGCTGCTACAAAATTGGGTGGGCAGAAATAGTTCTGATAGTAGTGTACAAAAGCCTGTACAAATAAATGTGTGAATTACTGAAAATAACCTTTTTTAAGTTATCAACATTCATGATCTGTAGTTTTTAA belongs to Diorhabda carinulata isolate Delta chromosome X, icDioCari1.1, whole genome shotgun sequence and includes:
- the LOC130902588 gene encoding uncharacterized protein LOC130902588 isoform X2, yielding MANTVVKVSDIKDEELDDSLLLLVGEDGTVTPDQDTVETYLKQRNGPTNLQILKFNRSEMQGIDITVDTVTYVPDVVNEEIVKTDLEEVENRLHSIRLDHDYYIKSTDVTNSSILLKEDDELARTLSILDGPEQAHISALNVTEPPPLVMTTSKTKPKVNLIQSITINPPSTGNKANSSGPPVLTPEVPLPTLTKIDNKSSALRERQEKLSNSNKEKNDEETMEAEPPPRLSPNLIPKAKMKTVKTIKTLKPKITKPKEVVQQESTDEDGDDYLDVELDTLLEENSDDSDFDIEHEKKIKAAAKRINKRFKQLDSKSTPIKTPRKRNKNKEQKEIRATELLEETLKQKKEEAKVETKEIDKLVEKEKQETEVKPPEKKPAKREKRTPKPIPDDFALFSTPDIIRRVGGKDPATPTTPDTPNKPAKIGFQESRKSVENPQSVVKNRLSVDSNEKEKEKDKDKITNKVKEADKNKDTKERRISQGEVKAKRLSVDDKTKPKDIKPERRISDAKKTEKSLKSSKLLDASAGYGEMATVEDIRAIILSEDTKTFTIDPNIHNTVNQSLDSSNINLDTTGLDLDPALLENLNNDEISEDILYQVAQSLVSNPELQNAIEKGINEGVLDPMAVDNVNVREANVSEPTTNDRIIQGATQIVRPDGRVIIIPPVERPTTRSRNKKPPVEEVKPPKPVHKPLDEEHVSGNELDSSNDEEEESEDDPNKLWCICNQPHNNRFMICCDTCEEWYHGKCVNITKAMGQQMEAEGREWICLFCKDPKLKRPQAAARRIRKASRNSRTSTESTGSFAKKAEGAVSAIPCVVCQKPARSNSIYCSENCILTHAQGIERVVVFERATGKMLTGNKAPSAANLDQWLKEHPGYEVVRSGGKVVTAKSGNLSQTKLKLVKNSNNQGVSLAVQKKGGINVGVMKHSPKHQQQQLEQQQLQHQQVKSALKASLIGAKQTANKVQASPKESPKLKSSSDQLKSPTTVTPQKPKLLQTKLKQPQGSTEKKPKSTPVSTVGMKEKLAAIVADKSPTTIKEKSSPTMKEKSTVVPKEKPVVNKDRTPSVGTKEKTAVKTPKQRKDSVKDKEETTPQKPAENIRETVKNTVCEQLINRLKGVDDLKLTDDEVKSMSTEIESQLYKCFGDTGQKYRTKYRSLIFNIKDVKNQTLWRRICEKNISPYELVRLSTDDMANQELAQWREKEAKHQLDMIKKSELELLNCNRQYVLKTHKGEQVVEDDIGNKVDNTEMIKSLTEGSALDSGDSKGENSKERDKKGSSKHGHRDRERKIGRDKDYGGHRISSRDRDRDKDRSRKRSRSRDRKRGDRKKRSRSKDRDRSRHRKSSHKSSRHKRDIISSTDKLDKKSKEILEQLVDNKIVPPLEDRLWKHVPQEDIVPAMESDSDHEPSSTVTIPTPPRVSENEDEKNQPISPEKEKEIYFTVRSTSPPLPSKPTEIWRGVINMVDVAQISITAHEVSGDCSGLNNELTTNLDIVGRISPETVWDYIGKMKCSVSKSISLIRLNATNIEEKMPYLALYSYLSSRDRLGVVKSLNKAVKDFYIYPLAPQKPIPQVLLPISGPGFEESRPALLLGIIVRDKRKRPYIDSIPVTNVSTSKKSRISTPPLPIAPPPTAPPPPPLPTRSYTPPPVKDPRLINKSSTVASPAIPTVVPITVPPPSLSIPITIPPPIISMTVPPPTLAPAASAVPEGPTTTPPLLTDEGDEPYSPGDSSGSDVVASTPPLKLSSGRELSPTHYPEIPGLTMGFPSSSLDVQRQIEELNLKIEKQKSEITSMTKNIVSAGITQNIVSANISPNIAAASSEIGTSALANIALPTNLQQILDSIKSIGDTTESPSMPKDTAQTDLTIPLMIPKSFSRPLSNSSTPIQNPLQKSMINTPSDTIPLKLPSKPLIKPSSVNSPLLDDKPSVLSSLSEEELIKKAAEMLGETEGTKRRDTSTPLTSLNKRLKTEVCLPPVPGLEDET